A stretch of the Planctomycetota bacterium genome encodes the following:
- a CDS encoding Na+/H+ antiporter subunit B has protein sequence MNSVILRTATRFMLPLLVLFSIVVLLRGHNLPGGGFVGGLLATSAFVLYGMAFGVDSVYRLLRIPLTGYIAAGLGLAIASGLPGLLGGEPFLYGQWTSVTLGGIGELKIGTPLFFDIGVYLTVLGVCLMMLLTLAEES, from the coding sequence GTGAACTCGGTCATCCTCCGCACCGCGACGCGCTTCATGCTGCCGCTGCTGGTGCTCTTCTCGATCGTCGTGCTCCTCCGGGGGCACAACCTGCCCGGCGGCGGCTTCGTCGGCGGCCTGCTCGCGACGTCGGCATTCGTGCTCTACGGCATGGCCTTCGGCGTGGACTCGGTCTATCGCCTGCTGCGGATCCCGCTGACGGGCTACATCGCCGCAGGCCTGGGCCTGGCGATCGCCAGCGGCCTGCCGGGCCTGCTCGGCGGCGAGCCCTTCCTCTACGGCCAGTGGACCAGCGTCACCCTCGGGGGCATCGGAGAGCTGAAGATCGGCACGCCGCTGTTCTTCGACATCGGCGTCTATCTCACGGTGCTCGGCGTGTGCCTCATGATGCTTCTAACCCTGGCGGAGGAGAGCTGA
- a CDS encoding amino acid permease, which produces MTQAPLRRELSLPGAMGVGLGSILGTGAFVALGLAAGLAGPWVLLAIVLAGALAMCNGLSSAQLAAVHPVSGGTYTYGYRFLSPLAGFAAGWLFLIAKAASCAAAALAFGGLIAWVAGIPGEGEAIVLAGLGSLVLITAAALAGLRRSSAINIALVAVTVASLLLLVAASSPAIVRNGASLPWADFDAPGVLEAAALCFVAFTGYGRIATMGEEVRKPRRTIPVAIVGTLACALALYMLVALAGVSVLGSAAFASRAENDAAPLLGVADALGSPPISGVLVAGGATALLAVQLNLVLGLSRVVLAAGREGDLPGPLAGVRRGVPVAAVLVVAGAVAIAIVPGRLAMAWSLSAVAVLLYYALTNAAALRVVEGRFVPRWISALGLLACIGLAAFVDPLSWLWAGGLLAAGLAVRLACRAWPRARGTP; this is translated from the coding sequence GTGACGCAAGCACCCCTGCGCCGGGAGCTCTCGCTGCCCGGCGCGATGGGCGTGGGCCTCGGATCGATCCTGGGGACCGGCGCGTTCGTCGCGCTGGGACTCGCCGCCGGGCTGGCCGGGCCCTGGGTGCTGCTGGCGATCGTGCTCGCCGGCGCACTCGCGATGTGCAACGGACTGAGCAGCGCCCAGCTCGCCGCCGTGCATCCGGTTAGCGGCGGCACCTACACGTACGGCTACCGCTTCCTGTCGCCGCTCGCGGGCTTCGCCGCGGGCTGGCTGTTCCTGATCGCCAAGGCCGCCTCGTGCGCGGCGGCGGCGCTGGCCTTCGGCGGGCTGATCGCGTGGGTCGCCGGCATCCCGGGCGAGGGCGAGGCCATCGTGCTCGCGGGGCTCGGATCGCTCGTGCTCATCACCGCCGCCGCGCTGGCGGGCCTGAGGCGGTCCTCGGCCATCAACATCGCGCTCGTGGCCGTCACCGTGGCCTCGCTGCTGCTGCTCGTGGCTGCGAGCAGTCCCGCCATCGTCCGCAACGGCGCGTCGCTGCCCTGGGCGGACTTCGACGCGCCGGGCGTGCTCGAGGCCGCCGCGCTGTGCTTCGTGGCCTTCACGGGCTACGGCCGCATCGCGACGATGGGCGAGGAGGTCCGCAAGCCGCGGCGGACCATCCCGGTCGCGATCGTCGGGACGCTGGCGTGCGCGCTGGCGTTGTACATGCTGGTCGCGCTCGCCGGCGTGAGCGTGCTGGGATCCGCAGCCTTCGCCAGCCGCGCGGAGAACGACGCGGCCCCGCTCCTGGGCGTCGCCGACGCGCTGGGGAGCCCCCCGATCTCGGGTGTGCTGGTCGCCGGCGGCGCCACCGCGCTGCTGGCGGTGCAGCTCAACCTCGTGCTCGGACTCTCCCGCGTGGTGCTCGCCGCGGGCCGGGAGGGCGACCTGCCGGGGCCGCTCGCCGGCGTGCGGCGCGGGGTTCCCGTCGCGGCCGTGCTCGTGGTCGCGGGCGCGGTGGCCATCGCGATCGTGCCCGGCCGCCTCGCGATGGCCTGGTCGCTCAGCGCCGTGGCCGTGCTGCTCTATTACGCGCTCACCAACGCCGCCGCGCTGCGGGTGGTCGAGGGCAGGTTCGTGCCGCGGTGGATCTCTGCACTGGGCCTGCTGGCGTGTATCGGCCTGGCGGCCTTCGTCGATCCGCTCAGCTGGCTCTGGGCCGGCGGCCTGCTCGCGGCGGGCCTCGCGGTGCGCCTCGCGTGCCGGGCGTGGCCTCGGGCCCGCGGCACACCGTGA
- the mbhE gene encoding hydrogen gas-evolving membrane-bound hydrogenase subunit E, giving the protein MVLGSVIAIFTLAVLAPSLHRVLGRATGYLLALAPATACVYFLTQLASAGDGEIARTAWTWAADLGIELSFRVDALSTLFALLVTGVGTCIVLYANSYLEGDERRGRFFAFLMGFMGAMLGLVLADDLILLFVFWELTSVTSYLLIGFDHHRASARKSALQALIVTGLGGLAMLAGLVLLGQIAGTMSVSGVIENAEAIGGSPLSLAAMILVLAGAFTKSAQFPFHFWLPNAMEAPSPVSAYLHSSTMVKAGVYLVARLNPAFADQPAWQWALAGFGGATMLLGAYLATRNTGYKKVLAYTTVSSLGIMIMLVGLGQPQAAAAYILAHALFKGTLFLVAGIVTHETGEKDTEKTGGLFRLMPVTAIAAIVAGLSMAGLPPLLGFVGKELLLKGSLHAHGGPHDVPWLWPTIATIAGAFMGVAGLQTGLRPFFLKKTAEDDYPKPPHEAPPPMLIGPVLLAGLTLVGGLVPALFAVPLINGSAGVIADAHHEPELASLSAIELATKPSLALLLSGVALAAGVALFAARRIWRRATAPAHVVLDHVSGDRIYDLLFGGTLKLSEVQTRVLQNGKLRRYVQVTLATALALAGGMLVAFVDLGATLEQALPTIRELTLTEFILESVLVSLIIVAAIAATRFRSRLATIATLGVVGYSVALIFVLFGAPDVAMTQFAIETLTVIIFVLVVYHLPRFAVYTKKPGKIVDATLASLFGLLMATFVVVAHQIEAPDGVSWYFNANAMPGEDGGHAAYGRNLVNVILVDFRALDTLGEIAVLGLAAVGVYTLLRLRPPDLAKGGRS; this is encoded by the coding sequence GTGGTACTCGGCTCGGTCATCGCGATTTTCACGCTGGCGGTGCTCGCGCCGTCGCTGCATCGCGTGCTGGGGCGGGCCACCGGCTACCTGCTCGCCCTCGCGCCCGCCACGGCGTGCGTCTACTTCCTGACGCAGCTCGCTTCGGCCGGGGATGGCGAGATCGCCCGCACCGCCTGGACGTGGGCGGCCGACCTGGGCATCGAGCTGTCCTTCCGCGTCGACGCCCTCAGCACGCTCTTCGCGCTGCTCGTCACGGGCGTGGGCACCTGCATCGTGCTCTACGCCAACAGCTACCTGGAGGGGGACGAGCGGCGCGGCCGCTTCTTCGCCTTCCTGATGGGCTTCATGGGCGCGATGCTGGGGCTGGTGCTCGCCGACGACCTCATCCTGCTGTTCGTCTTCTGGGAGCTGACGAGCGTCACCAGCTACCTGCTCATCGGCTTCGACCACCACCGGGCCAGCGCCCGCAAGAGCGCGCTCCAGGCGCTGATCGTGACCGGGCTGGGCGGGCTGGCGATGCTCGCGGGCCTCGTGCTGCTGGGCCAGATCGCCGGCACGATGTCGGTCTCGGGCGTGATCGAGAACGCCGAGGCGATCGGCGGCAGCCCGCTGTCGCTGGCGGCGATGATCCTGGTCCTGGCCGGCGCCTTCACCAAGAGCGCGCAGTTCCCCTTCCACTTCTGGCTGCCCAACGCCATGGAGGCACCCTCGCCCGTGAGTGCGTACCTGCACTCCTCGACGATGGTCAAGGCGGGCGTCTACCTCGTCGCCAGGCTCAACCCCGCCTTCGCCGACCAGCCCGCATGGCAGTGGGCGCTGGCGGGCTTCGGCGGCGCGACGATGCTGCTGGGGGCCTACCTGGCCACCCGCAACACCGGCTACAAGAAGGTCCTGGCGTACACCACCGTCAGCTCGCTGGGCATCATGATCATGCTGGTGGGCCTGGGCCAGCCACAGGCGGCGGCGGCGTACATCCTGGCGCACGCGCTGTTCAAGGGCACCCTCTTCCTCGTCGCGGGTATCGTGACCCACGAGACCGGCGAGAAGGACACCGAGAAGACCGGCGGGCTGTTCCGCCTCATGCCCGTGACGGCAATCGCCGCGATCGTCGCCGGACTATCGATGGCCGGCCTCCCGCCGCTGCTGGGCTTCGTGGGCAAGGAACTGCTGCTCAAGGGCAGCCTGCACGCTCACGGCGGTCCGCACGACGTCCCCTGGCTCTGGCCGACGATCGCGACCATCGCCGGCGCCTTCATGGGCGTCGCCGGGCTGCAGACGGGCCTGCGGCCGTTCTTCCTGAAGAAGACCGCCGAGGACGACTACCCCAAGCCCCCGCACGAGGCGCCCCCGCCGATGCTCATCGGCCCGGTGCTACTGGCGGGGCTGACGCTCGTCGGCGGGCTCGTGCCGGCCTTGTTCGCGGTGCCGCTCATCAACGGCAGCGCAGGCGTGATCGCCGACGCGCACCACGAGCCCGAGCTCGCGAGCCTGAGCGCCATCGAGCTGGCCACCAAGCCGAGCCTCGCGCTGCTGCTCAGCGGCGTCGCGCTCGCCGCGGGCGTGGCCCTCTTCGCGGCGCGGCGCATCTGGCGGCGGGCCACCGCCCCGGCGCACGTCGTGCTGGACCACGTCTCGGGCGATCGCATCTACGACCTGCTCTTCGGCGGCACCCTGAAGCTCTCCGAGGTGCAGACACGCGTGCTGCAGAACGGCAAGCTGCGGCGGTACGTGCAGGTCACGCTGGCCACGGCGCTGGCGCTCGCGGGCGGCATGCTGGTCGCCTTCGTCGATCTGGGCGCCACGCTGGAGCAAGCCCTGCCGACCATCCGCGAGCTGACGCTCACCGAGTTCATCCTCGAGAGCGTGCTGGTGTCCTTGATCATCGTGGCGGCCATCGCGGCCACGCGGTTCCGCAGCCGGCTGGCGACGATCGCCACCCTGGGCGTCGTGGGCTACAGCGTGGCGCTCATCTTCGTGCTGTTCGGCGCGCCCGACGTCGCGATGACCCAGTTCGCCATCGAGACGCTCACGGTCATCATCTTCGTGCTGGTGGTCTACCACCTGCCCAGATTCGCGGTGTACACCAAGAAGCCCGGCAAGATCGTCGACGCGACGCTCGCCTCGCTCTTCGGCCTGCTGATGGCGACCTTCGTGGTCGTGGCCCACCAGATCGAGGCGCCCGACGGCGTCTCGTGGTACTTCAACGCCAACGCCATGCCGGGCGAGGACGGCGGCCACGCCGCCTACGGCCGCAACCTGGTCAACGTCATCCTCGTGGACTTCCGCGCCCTGGACACGCTGGGCGAGATCGCGGTGCTGGGCCTCGCCGCCGTCGGCGTCTACACGCTGCTGCGGCTGCGGCCGCCCGACCTGGCGAAGGGAGGCCGATCGTGA